Within bacterium, the genomic segment ACCTCGATAATAAACGTAACGCTCGTATCGGCGAATGTGTAATCGGGATTTGGAAGCGAGCTGAATTCCGTGCCATCGGTGAACTGCCAGCTATATGAATACGGCTCGATGCCGCCTGAAGCTACCGGATCGCAACCGAGCGTGATAGTCGCGCCGGGGCAGATATGGCCGTCCGGGCCGGCACCTATCGCCAATTCACTCAAGATCAAGAACACCGAATCCTCGGCAAAACACCACATCGAATCGTCCGTGACGACCACCCTCGCCCAACCGGTAGAATTAACCCAGCCGGTCGGGTTGCATTCGAGCGGATCGGCGAACATCGCCTCCGGCCACCAATGGCAACTATACGCGCCGCTTCCGCCGGTGACTATCGCCTCGAAATGAAGCGAGTCCGCCAAGCAAAGACCGGTATCCGGATAGGCAGTAACCGTTAGGTCGCAAGAGCTTACGATAAATATCCACGAACTATCGCCGACATTTGGGCCGCACCAATCGGGGCAGTCGGTCATGCGGGTAACATCGACATCGATTGTATCGCCCGAAGGGAGCGGCGGGATCATCACAATCTCGAAGCAAACAGCCGTATCGACACAACCGAAAGGCCCAAAGGCGTAGTCAATCCCGTCTAAAGTAACATAAACCGAGTCGAGACCGGAAAGATCGTCGCGGACGCAAATCGTTATCATGTCGGTAGTTGGAGGAATCTCGGAGCCGGGAACCGGCGAGATACTCACTATCTCCGGCGCGCTGCGGTCGATGTAGAATTCCCAGCAAACCGGCGCGATAAGCGGAACATCGTCTATGTTGATCGCGCTGTCGACGCAGACGGATACCGTTTCGCCGTCGGCCCACATCGTCGCGGGTCGGAAAACCAGCGTCGAATCGCCGTCCCATTCGACTTCGAGGTCGGTGGTGTGATATCGTATTCCGTTCACCGTCATGGAGATAGTGCTCTCGATGATTCCGGCAGAATCGATAATAAACGCGACTATCGAATCCGGGTCGCAGGCCGTCCAGTCGCCATCGGGGACGTGAACAGCCACAGGATATGGCTCGGTGCATTCGCTCGTATAGAAAATCGGGTCGCCCGACATCATCGTATCGATATAAACCGTAGTCGTTGTTTCGCCACAGGCGGTGTAAATTTCCATACACTCGTTATACGCGAGAATCTCCCAATAATGCGATTCACCGCAAGGGAAATCGACCGTCACATGCGCCGAATCGATGCGCGAAAAAATGGTCGTGCCGTCGAGGATGAAATCGTATAAATAGCTTCCGGGAGGCGTCACAGACCACTCGAAATACGCGCCGCCCACAGCCAAAGTCTCGCCGGGCGAGGGGGTAATCAGATCGAGCGTGGTCATCTCGGTGAAATCGATATCGAAAGTGACGGTATCCCATGCCTCGCAGCCGAGCGAATCGATAACGTGCAACACAAAGCTCTCGCCGGTCGCACCAAAGACGTGCGTCGGGTGTTCTTCGGTATATAATGGCGTTCCGCCGAGGTCGAGCCATTCATAGGTGTATGGCGCAAAGCCACCGGTCGCAACGGGAACGCAACCCAAAGGCACCGAATTAAATGGGCAGATCACGCCGTCGGGGCCGGCATCGGCGATAGGATCGGAGACGATAATGCTCGCAGTATCGCTCATTGAACAAGCCAGCGATTCGTCATAAACCGTTATAACATAATTAATTGTAGAATTGACGATCGCCGTCGGGTTCGGAATCGTCGCGTCGTCGAGGCCTGTGGCTGGATTCCACGAATAGGTTAAAAATCCGCTTCCGCCAACGACATCGACCGAAAGGCCGATAGTCCCGCCACCACAAAGGATCGTGTCGGGATAGGCTGTAACTTCGAGATCGCACGGCAACACCATAAACCACCAGCAGAAACTCGTGTCGTTCGGCGCACAATAATCGTAAGTCGGGGCGTCGTAAAGGCTGTCGAGACAGATAACCACGCTATCGCCGGCATCGAGACCGAGGCCGTCGAACGAAAGATATCCGCCATCCCATGAATACGTCCAACCCATTGCAGGGATTCCGTTTATCTCGATAGAGATACTATCGAACGACGCGGGATCGACCCCCGCCGGGGCATCCGAGATGAACACGCCGACGGAATCCGGCGAAGCAAACAGCACGCTTCCGTCCGGCGGAACCGGCGGATCGGGCATCGGCGGCTCGATATCGACAATGAAGCTGCATTCGGCGATACTACCTGTGCAACCTATCAGATTCGCAACATTTGTTAGCTCGAAAATAACGGTGCTGCCATGCGTCCAGGGCATCGATGGTATGAAACTAACGGTAGTCGAGTCAATGCCAAAATCGATAATGTCGATTTGTGGAGAGAGGGATGTATATGTCGAACCGTCGACCAATACTTCGATAGAAGAATGATCGATGGGCGAAGTTGAATCGGTAACCGTCCAAACAATCTCCTGGAATTCGCACGAGGTAATCCCATCACATGGACTCGGAATTTGAACCCAGCCGTAAGGTGAGGCAGCAACATCGATATAAACTGAGTCGTAATCTATACAGCCTAAGGAATCGACCACCATCACAACATATATGGTCGAAGAGTTGGGGCTAATCGAGGGATTCGCTTCGAATGAGCTAAATCCCGGCGGTTCCGAACTCCAGTCGTAAGTATATGGCGCAATGCTTCCGCTTCCTGTGGGCGAACCACCGATATAAATAGGCGCGCCGGAACACACAGCGGTATCAACTCCGGCATCGGCCACCGGCTGCACCGGATAGACGACAACGGTATCGATAGCGGAACAATAGGGATCGCCGCCATAGATATGAACTACATAAGTCGTAGTATCGACCGGCGACACGACAGGATTCGCGTCGGTGCTGAATGTCGTTCCGCCCGGATATTCATACCAGCTATAGGTATAAGGGCCGACGCCACCGGATGCGGTCGGGCTGCCGCCCAGCGTGACCGGGCTCCCGACGCAGATTCGCACGTCTGCACCGGCATCCGGAATAATCGGGCTGATTGTTATAACGACAATATCCGTCGCCTCGCATCCCAATGTGTCCGTTACGGTTACGGTAAGTGTTATTATCGTGTCTCCCCATGAAAAATCCGAGGAGAACCACGGGTTGGCCGCCGATGGATCCGAGAGGCCTCCGGCCGGAGTCCATAAATATGTGAGCGGACCGAAACCACCGGAGCCGGTTGGACTCCCGCCAAGTGGAAGCGAGGCCCCGGGGCAAATCGTGGTATCGCCACCGGCATCCGCCGAAGGATCGGAAACATAGACTGTCATAGTATCGCTGTCCGTCGCACTCGCGTCGTCAGTAACGGTTAAAATATATGTCGTTGTCGATGTCGGCGATGCCGTGGGATTGCCCGCCGTCGTGCTCGAAAGGTCGGTGCCCGGCGACCACGAATATATATATGGCGGGACTCCGCCGCCGGCCGGGGGGGTTCCGCCAATGGTCGCGCTGGTTGTTATACATATATATTTATCCGGGCCGGCATCCGCGATAAGCGGAAGCTCCCCCGCGAGATAATATGTGCAGCACCACTCGGTGTCGTTCTCGCAGGGCATACAGCCATCGGCCTCGACAAGGTCGTTTGCTTCGATACATATTTCTATCTCGCCGGTGAGGAACGCTAAACCCAGAATACCCGCACTATCCGCGCGAATCGTGCATGCAACTGCCCATCCGCCGAACCAGGACGGAGGATCGAGCAGATATGTCGTCGCGTCGAGATCGACCGTCCGGCTGAAATGCCCGGGGACAGGCGCATCAGGAATAAACGGAATATCATTAACTGTAATTCTCACCGAAGTCAAACTAGTCCAAAGCCCAACAAAATCGAGACCCGCAAGCTCGGATGCGTCGAGGTCACGGAGCATCAAATCGAGCGGGGTCATTCCAACGCCGTCGTCGTATAACAACGCAGATACAACGATATGATCGGTTGAGTCTAGAGTGCTGCCACAAGGCGGCGAGAAACTGACCGAACCATCGTGAGGCTCGCGCCACGCCGCATGGAGAGGCCAGAGAGTGGCGTCGTGGTGCTCCCAATATATAGGATGGGGAGGTTGAATATCAACTTTAAAATCCGTCTCGGGGAAAAAGAGCTGCTCGCAGCCCGTGGCATCCTCACCTGAAACACAAGCCATTTCTACCTCTTGAAGATGGCTCCAACCCGGAGCAGAAGGTGTAAAACGAAGCGTTCCACCGCGAATCCCGGAAGTCCAAGTGAGATTAGGAGATGAGGGATAACAATACGTTGTTCCCTCCACCTGGATACAAATAGTATTCGGATCCACACCCAAATATCCCTCATATTCGATTTCGATATACTGATCAACACAAGCTGTCCATAAGCCCGAATAGGGGGGGCAAATTATTCTTGCCTCAGGGCCGGGACAACCACAGTCCTCAACAAACAAACATCCGACAATAGAATCAACATAACTTCCGGATGTAACCCGAATAACAAAACAATCACCCCAACCGGAGCAACCAGGTATTTCTGTAATATCCCAGAGAAAAGTATGACTTCCGCTGGCGGGAATAGGACCATAGCTCTGTGGATTCGGCGAGTCGCCAACAGTGATACAAAAATCAGGAACGAGTTCGGCTGTCACGGGATTCAATACACTACCAGACGTATTTGTGATTGTAATGTCTATCTCCACTACATCGGCGATATCGTCCACAATCTGGTCGAAAACATCAGAGAGAGAAGAAGAACTGTAGTCGAACCACCTGCCGTAACTTGTGTCACAATAATCGCGAAAATCGTCCACGTCTCCGCAATCGGCGGTTAGCATATAAACCGTTCCGCCCCACGAAATAATCTGAGAAATAGTCGCAGATGCTGAAACGGTGCTCGCATCGTCGCATTCGTCAGTAATCAAAACAATTACGTGTTCGCAACCCGGTCTCCAATCAAAATGATCAATGGATTGGTAAATCGCGTCCGAATGATGCTCATACCCTCCGTC encodes:
- a CDS encoding VWA domain-containing protein; protein product: MNNVLKNSCYIFVILMLSTLIFAQPFVIDGATIRGKGGRETHLMRPTASSEDWWYSEVVECIHDVGCVDIVFCVDTSGSMAGTINSLQDDIDRFAYDIAAVGFDPRFGLVTYSETVSFPHGSTLEDIATFSSILDEARSGDGGYEHHSDAIYQSIDHFDWRPGCEHVIVLITDECDDASTVSASATISQIISWGGTVYMLTADCGDVDDFRDYCDTSYGRWFDYSSSSLSDVFDQIVDDIADVVEIDITITNTSGSVLNPVTAELVPDFCITVGDSPNPQSYGPIPASGSHTFLWDITEIPGCSGWGDCFVIRVTSGSYVDSIVGCLFVEDCGCPGPEARIICPPYSGLWTACVDQYIEIEYEGYLGVDPNTICIQVEGTTYCYPSSPNLTWTSGIRGGTLRFTPSAPGWSHLQEVEMACVSGEDATGCEQLFFPETDFKVDIQPPHPIYWEHHDATLWPLHAAWREPHDGSVSFSPPCGSTLDSTDHIVVSALLYDDGVGMTPLDLMLRDLDASELAGLDFVGLWTSLTSVRITVNDIPFIPDAPVPGHFSRTVDLDATTYLLDPPSWFGGWAVACTIRADSAGILGLAFLTGEIEICIEANDLVEADGCMPCENDTEWCCTYYLAGELPLIADAGPDKYICITTSATIGGTPPAGGGVPPYIYSWSPGTDLSSTTAGNPTASPTSTTTYILTVTDDASATDSDTMTVYVSDPSADAGGDTTICPGASLPLGGSPTGSGGFGPLTYLWTPAGGLSDPSAANPWFSSDFSWGDTIITLTVTVTDTLGCEATDIVVITISPIIPDAGADVRICVGSPVTLGGSPTASGGVGPYTYSWYEYPGGTTFSTDANPVVSPVDTTTYVVHIYGGDPYCSAIDTVVVYPVQPVADAGVDTAVCSGAPIYIGGSPTGSGSIAPYTYDWSSEPPGFSSFEANPSISPNSSTIYVVMVVDSLGCIDYDSVYIDVAASPYGWVQIPSPCDGITSCEFQEIVWTVTDSTSPIDHSSIEVLVDGSTYTSLSPQIDIIDFGIDSTTVSFIPSMPWTHGSTVIFELTNVANLIGCTGSIAECSFIVDIEPPMPDPPVPPDGSVLFASPDSVGVFISDAPAGVDPASFDSISIEINGIPAMGWTYSWDGGYLSFDGLGLDAGDSVVICLDSLYDAPTYDYCAPNDTSFCWWFMVLPCDLEVTAYPDTILCGGGTIGLSVDVVGGSGFLTYSWNPATGLDDATIPNPTAIVNSTINYVITVYDESLACSMSDTASIIVSDPIADAGPDGVICPFNSVPLGCVPVATGGFAPYTYEWLDLGGTPLYTEEHPTHVFGATGESFVLHVIDSLGCEAWDTVTFDIDFTEMTTLDLITPSPGETLAVGGAYFEWSVTPPGSYLYDFILDGTTIFSRIDSAHVTVDFPCGESHYWEILAYNECMEIYTACGETTTTVYIDTMMSGDPIFYTSECTEPYPVAVHVPDGDWTACDPDSIVAFIIDSAGIIESTISMTVNGIRYHTTDLEVEWDGDSTLVFRPATMWADGETVSVCVDSAINIDDVPLIAPVCWEFYIDRSAPEIVSISPVPGSEIPPTTDMITICVRDDLSGLDSVYVTLDGIDYAFGPFGCVDTAVCFEIVMIPPLPSGDTIDVDVTRMTDCPDWCGPNVGDSSWIFIVSSCDLTVTAYPDTGLCLADSLHFEAIVTGGSGAYSCHWWPEAMFADPLECNPTGWVNSTGWARVVVTDDSMWCFAEDSVFLILSELAIGAGPDGHICPGATITLGCDPVASGGIEPYSYSWQFTDGTEFSSLPNPDYTFADTSVTFIIEVIDSIGCVEYDTVEFVIDYEPITAINLISPTGVPVPPGDVYFEWEPIPGGIDAIYDFYIDGATLFSRIDSTHVSVPFPCGETHGWGVRGYTSCEEVYIACAGDTTFTSVFDTALSANPAFYTSPCGVPSAIYLHVPNGDWTACDPDSIVWLIVDSAGIVESSIEVRVNGATFTTADGELTWDGASRLRFDPSPMWPSGTTVQACLTAVMNIDSVWLPDSVCGEFYVDLDPPVAWGIDPAPGATVVAAGWTSLDMFIFDSLSGLDESSVVFIIDGTAFSLTDPAVTWDGDSTVSIDISALGIDCGDTVNIYITASDSPDWCDPNAMADTFTIFTASCGLTSEIIEPLPNTISACEDQEIILSISVVDLLCPVDPTTIVLNVEGIDYDITDLELDWADPILTWTPPVDWAHSTTVDVCLTDVMDTCGGSSDLLPLCWTFEIDLQPPIPTTWTPPCGSSIDAVSGADFHIVLEDGPALIESVEVSIDGVDYDLGGALIISGSNAEFTWNPVLDGGLALSPGQVFSFCVHTGDSGIAYCEPHDTIICCNYTVPTDTGIVTAEIIEPMPNTITACDDQQIVMTIYGDTVSTPETVELWAFGAHWFDYGAGGEAWADGPGGCAFGCNTSHTGKIIGYFDEYWLLNNYGHDFDWGRNKELFLASMEWLIGATPTRRALYYYDPTQPEGQPSTSGSLNYGRALDTLTAHGWTVSAVPSTTPLSEDLLDDIDVLMTGNIRIDGARVFTSSDAAVVADFVNGGGNLFAICGWLSACEDVSGMNYLISSLGVGFECANWNGTVEVNSSCPLLSTFTDIYCPIVPSSIVLQVDGVDYTVADGELVWSPDSLVFTPSVLWNHGDTVHVCLTEANDSCGAVLPSPICWEFFVDIQPPLLTELDPPCGRPIIPSMTDNWSITLTDDVAGLMPDSTAITLDGVVCPISGPATTRQRSFSFEWSPSDCGITLIPGDTVTLCVVTTDGPVDYCEPNDTIYCCDYPVVDTGGPVATIIRVPEDSISACDPESIIVELVSAYPIVESTIVLSVDGTSYRTSDYQIDWLDPYLTYKPDPEWNDHDTVYASVLVADDIFGNPCINAPLSWIFYIDRVEPISSMDEPASSYTRNLRQQVIIDVDDALAGVDPNTVILVIDGEEYTYSDFDWLPDGLGGKIRWMPDENGVEFIAGDTVNVSLSVGDAPDLCGPNIHLADYIFYVEPWTPCLVVPNPFSPTGDNINEIAIFDWPNMTTEGATIYIFTIRNVLVRSYELSVQTNYEDVIGRAWDGRDKNGLLMPQGLYLYVVESNGRVVCNGTITLLR